The following coding sequences are from one Lycium ferocissimum isolate CSIRO_LF1 chromosome 3, AGI_CSIRO_Lferr_CH_V1, whole genome shotgun sequence window:
- the LOC132050272 gene encoding AP3-complex subunit beta-A isoform X4, with protein sequence MFTQSTSDSLSKASSLVFRIGTDAHLYDDPDDVNIAPLLDSKFDSEICEALKRLLALIAQGADVSNFFPQVVKNVASQSMEVKKLVYLYLLHYAEKCIFSDIMWKLKRCTAGLCTWKLLFGFWLELLCFVRPNEALLSINCFQRDLGDSNPLVRAWALRTMAGIRLYVIAPLVLVAVGKCARDPSVYVRKCAANALPKLHDLRLEENISTIEETVGILLTDSSPGVVGAAAAAFSSICPNNFSLIAKNYRRLCETLPDVEEWGQIILIGILIRYIIARHGLVKESLMVDSHSSENCNSEKEGSETYFGIKESTNDIGSVVCESEIAEIVSRSYLEGPDKYLSRPTSKRASSVKDFPDFTSPKSNDDVKILLQCTLPLLWSQNSAVVLAAAGVHWIMAPKEEIKRIVKPLLFLLRSSSASKYVVLCNIQVFAKAMPTLFVSHFEDFFVSSTDPYQVKALKLDILSLIVTDSSISPIFKEFQDYIKDPDRRFAADAVAAIGLCAQRLPNIASICLEGLLVLTSSEISDVDIASMDEEAVILIQAINSIKTIIKHESSSRDKVIVHLARKLDSIRVPSARAMIIWMLGEYNSTGHIIPKVLPTVLKYLAWTFSSEALETKLQILNAMVKVLLHAEGEALSTFKTLLNYVLELAKCDLNYDIRDRARLLQKLLSHYIGTHELEESAHRAAPDSALHVLAGHLFGRETKPSPSEPLAYRFYLPGSLSLMVLHAAPGYEPLPQPLSLICDDTTHESNMVKDMKQPENGATQSESYETDDADSVSGLLNEESTSGYNSQDSPTGSSGTRGSHGSGSVSDDDGHAGPLIHLSDSGNAHGNQLGPRINQNSDSNDLGELMSVRALESWLDDSPDSTHNSVELNNVFQSLARITIGDISSRVKPKSYTLLDPANGNGLSVEYTFSSEVSSISPLLVCIQVTFINSSVEAMSNLQLVEKDSGMRVESSDQVLTSDESW encoded by the exons ATGTTCACACAGTCGACGTCGGATTCACTGAGCAAAGCCTCATCTTTGGTGTTCCGCATCGGTACTGATGCCCACCTTTATGACGATCCCGATGACGTCAACATTGCTCCCCTTCTAGACAGCAAATTCGACTCGGAAATATGTGAAGCACTGAAGAGATTACTTGCTCTCATTGCCCAAGGTGCCGACGTCTCCAATTTCTTCCCTCAG GTGGTGAAAAATGTGGCTTCACAATCAATGGAAGTGAAGAAGCTCGTCTACTTGTACCTCCTCCATTATGCTGAAAA ATGTATATTTTCGGATATAATGTGGAAGCTAAAACGATGTACAGCTGGTTTGTGCACATGGAAACTTCTATTCGGTTTCTGGTTAGAGCTGCTTTGCTTCGT GCGTCCTAATGAAGCATTGCTTTCAATAAACTGTTTCCAGAGGGATCTGGGAGATTCTAATCCGTTGGTGCGGGCATGGGCACTCCGGACAATGGCAGGAATTCGTCTTTATGTGATTGCACCCCTTGTTCTGGTAGCAGTGGGAAAATGTGCAAGAGATCCATCAGTATATGTTAGGAAGTGTGCTGCTAATGCACTCCCAAAGTTACATGATTTGCGTTTGGAGGAGAATATTAGTACTATTGAAGAG ACTGTTGGAATTCTTCTGACTGACAGCTCTCCTGGAGTAGTTGGAGCTGCTGCTGCAGCATTTTCTTCTATATGTCCTAATAATTTCTCTCTAATTGCAAAAAATTATAGAAGGCTGTGCGAGACTCTCCCTGATGTGGAAGAATGGGGTCAGATTATTTTGATAGGGATCCTTATACGGTATATTATTGCTAGGCATGGGCTTGTTAAGGAATCCTTGATGGTAGATTCCCATTCTTCAGAGAATTGTAATTCAGAAAAGGAAGGATCTGAAACCTATTTTGGAATCAAAGAGAGCACCAATGACATTGGCAGTGTAGTTTGTGAATCTGAGATAGCAGAAATAGTATCCAGGAGTTATCTTGAAGGACCAGATAAGTATTTATCCAGACCAACTTCCAAAAGAGCTTCTTCTGTCAAGGACTTTCCAGACTTTACATCTCCAAAAAGTAACGATGACGTGAAGATCCTACTACAGTGTACTTTACCTCTACTGTGGAGCCAAAATAGTGCAGTAGTACTTGCTGCTGCCGGGGTGCACTGGATTATGgcaccaaaagaagaaattaaaagaattgttaAGCCTTTGTTGTTTCTGTTGAGATCATCCAGTGCCTCAAAATATGTG GTGCTCTGCAACATTCAAGTGTTTGCTAAAGCAATGCCTACCTTGTTTGTTTCCCATTTTGAAGACTTCTTCGTGAGCTCTACTGATCCGTATCAAGTAAAAGCTCTGAAGCTTGACATACTCTCTTTAATTGTGACAGATTCATCAATTTCACctatttttaaagagttccag GATTATATCAAAGATCCAGACAGAAGGTTTGCTGCAGATGCTGTGGCTGCTATTGGTTTATGTGCCCAACGACTTCCAAATATAGCAAGCATATGTCTGGAAGGGCTATTGGTTTTGACTTCATCTG AAATTTCAGATGTGGACATAGCATCAATGGATGAAGAAGCAGTTATTCTGATTCAAGCAATAAATTCCATCAAAACAATCATAAAACATGAATCCTCAAGTCGTGACAAA GTAATTGTTCATTTGGCACGTAAGTTGGATTCTATCCGAGTACCAAGTGCACGTGCAATGATTATTTGGATGTTGGGCGAGTATAACTCCACGGGACATATAATTCCAAAGGTGTTACCCACAGTTCTCAAGTATCTTGCTTGGACTTTTTCTTCAGAAGCACTTGAAACAAAGCTCCAGATTCTTAATGCGATGGTCAAG GTCTTATTACATGCAGAAGGGGAAGCACTATCAACCTTCAAGACACTCTTAAACTATGTACTTGAACTAGCTAAATGTGACTTGAATTATGATATCCGTGACCGTGCACGTCTTCTACAGAAACTCTTATCCCACTATATTGGCACTCATGAGTTGGAAGAATCAGCTCACCGAGCAGCTCCTGACAGCGCATTGCATGTACTTGCAGGACACTTATTTGGGAGAGAAACAAAGCCCAGTCCGTCAGAACCATTAGCTTATCGGTTTTATCTTCCTGGATCTCTTTCACTGATGGTTCTTCATGCTGCTCCAGGATACGAACCTCTCCCACAGCCATTAAGTTTGATTTGCGATGACACTACTCATGAATCCAATATGGTAAAAGATATGAAGCAACCGGAGAATGGAGCCACTCAAAGTGAATCGTATGAAACTGATGATGCTGACTCGGTGTCTGGATTACTAAATGAAGAAAGCACATCTGGTTACAATTCTCAAGATTCTCCAACTGGTTCAAGTGGAACTCGGGGTAGCCACGGGAGTGGGTCTGTGAGTGATGATGACGGGCACGCTGGTCCACTGATTCATCTCTCTGACAGTGGCAATGCTCATGGGAATCAGTTGGGACCAAGGATTAATCAAAATTCTGACTCCAATGATCTTGGGGAATTAATGTCTGTAAGAGCTCTTGAATCCTGGTTGGATGACAGTCCTGATTCTACCCACAATTCTGTAGAATTAAATAATGTCTTTCAATCATTGGCCAGAATTACAATTGGAGATATTAGTAGCAGAGTTAAACCTAAATCCTACACTTTGTTAGATCCTGCAAATGGAAACGGCTTGAGTGTGGAATACACATTTTCATCAGAGGTGTCAAGCATATCTCCTCTGCTTGTTTGTATTCAGGTTACATTTATCAACAGTTCGGTGGAAGCTATGTCCAATTTACAGTTGGTCGAAAAGGATTCTGGCATGAGGGTAGAATCTTCAGATCAAGTGCTGACATCAGATGAGAG TTGGTGA